One Sediminibacillus dalangtanensis genomic region harbors:
- a CDS encoding tripartite tricarboxylate transporter substrate binding protein yields MKIIYRLFIFCICLFFLAGCTSKSSADKYPDKSIQMVVAYSPGAATDTQARIIAKYAKKYLGQEMVIVNKPGGGGQVGWNYFSSVKPDGYILAAYNLPHIITQPMVGDTSYNLDTFEPIVNWGGDPTVFAVRSDSQINTLDDLIRDAKQSPGTMTIGNAGRFVGQHLAILLLENAAKIEVEDVPFKGSSEAISSLLGGHTDVLAGNLSDIYRLGSEVRPLAIASEKRHPFAPDIPTFKELGFPQIIMSTDRGIAAREGTPEEIIEKLEKAFLELLEDQDFLEEMEKAGADMLIMDRQKIKKEIEQRSKDYKELLESIHVVN; encoded by the coding sequence ATGAAAATCATCTACCGGTTATTCATCTTCTGTATTTGTCTCTTTTTTCTTGCAGGGTGCACAAGTAAAAGCAGTGCTGATAAGTACCCAGACAAGAGCATTCAGATGGTTGTCGCCTATTCACCTGGAGCCGCTACTGACACGCAGGCAAGAATAATAGCCAAGTATGCAAAGAAATACCTGGGGCAGGAAATGGTGATTGTCAACAAACCTGGTGGCGGAGGCCAAGTTGGTTGGAATTATTTTTCCTCGGTTAAGCCTGATGGGTATATCCTCGCTGCATACAATCTCCCTCACATCATCACTCAGCCTATGGTAGGAGATACATCCTATAACCTGGATACCTTCGAACCGATCGTTAACTGGGGCGGCGACCCTACCGTCTTTGCCGTACGCAGTGACAGCCAGATCAACACGCTCGATGATTTAATAAGGGACGCAAAACAGTCACCAGGTACCATGACAATCGGCAATGCGGGAAGATTCGTGGGTCAGCATCTCGCTATTCTGCTACTGGAAAACGCTGCTAAAATTGAGGTAGAGGATGTTCCATTTAAAGGTTCTTCCGAAGCGATCTCTTCTCTGCTTGGTGGGCACACAGACGTGCTCGCAGGAAATCTATCTGATATATACCGACTGGGCAGTGAAGTTAGACCACTTGCGATCGCTTCGGAGAAAAGGCACCCCTTTGCACCTGATATACCCACCTTTAAAGAACTCGGATTTCCGCAAATAATCATGAGTACGGATCGAGGTATTGCGGCAAGAGAAGGTACTCCGGAAGAAATTATCGAAAAATTGGAAAAGGCATTTCTGGAACTATTGGAGGATCAAGACTTTTTAGAAGAAATGGAAAAAGCCGGTGCCGACATGTTGATAATGGACCGGCAAAAGATAAAAAAAGAAATAGAACAGCGATCCAAGGATTATAAAGAACTATTGGAATCTATACATGTTGTCAACTGA
- a CDS encoding YitT family protein produces MAHKGAILGLVTLGAIIQGYAMSVFLFPHFIPSGGAGGIAVLFNYWFGLPISVALWIVNFSLLAAAIHWLGNASALGTMYAITVTSLAVQFFDNPLFLHAGNAWLDLLLGSLILGFGIGILLKQGVSNGGMGVIALITAKYRNIPPGKPLLFLNGSVFLLTASIIDWRIVIQAIICQWVSTKMVDLLFTTRFSFLPGLLSTRRKK; encoded by the coding sequence ATGGCGCATAAAGGTGCGATACTCGGTTTGGTAACACTGGGAGCTATTATCCAAGGCTATGCGATGTCCGTGTTTTTATTTCCTCATTTTATTCCATCGGGAGGAGCTGGCGGGATAGCTGTTTTGTTTAACTATTGGTTCGGATTGCCTATCAGCGTCGCATTATGGATTGTCAATTTCTCTTTGTTGGCCGCGGCAATTCACTGGCTCGGAAATGCAAGCGCGCTCGGAACAATGTATGCCATCACAGTCACCTCGCTGGCAGTCCAATTTTTTGATAATCCCCTATTTTTGCATGCCGGGAACGCATGGCTCGACCTTTTGCTCGGGTCCCTGATCCTCGGTTTCGGGATCGGAATCCTATTAAAACAAGGTGTTTCCAATGGCGGAATGGGCGTCATTGCCCTGATCACCGCAAAATACCGGAACATCCCTCCTGGCAAACCCCTGTTGTTTCTTAATGGCTCTGTATTTTTATTGACCGCATCGATCATCGACTGGCGAATCGTCATCCAAGCGATCATTTGCCAATGGGTATCCACTAAAATGGTGGATCTCCTATTTACTACAAGGTTTTCTTTTCTGCCGGGTTTATTGTCAACCAGAAGGAAAAAGTAA
- a CDS encoding DUF948 domain-containing protein: MVIAFICLAIVLIALVIGAVMGNRARKGIQSELNRMSQTMAPLQQEMNEMKQQSSVLSEKQSSIQHYIQKSKSDIQETIQTFKEIPGMYKEMFSTNSDQTQTPSRN, from the coding sequence TTGGTAATTGCATTTATCTGCCTGGCTATCGTCCTGATTGCCTTGGTTATAGGCGCTGTAATGGGAAACCGGGCCAGAAAAGGGATTCAATCTGAGTTAAATAGGATGAGTCAAACAATGGCTCCTCTCCAGCAAGAAATGAATGAAATGAAGCAGCAATCGTCCGTTTTGTCGGAAAAACAATCGTCCATTCAACATTACATTCAAAAATCGAAAAGCGATATACAGGAAACCATTCAAACCTTCAAGGAAATACCGGGTATGTATAAGGAAATGTTTTCCACAAACAGTGACCAAACACAAACTCCCTCACGTAATTAA
- the uvsE gene encoding UV DNA damage repair endonuclease UvsE, with product MTIFRLGYVAMSKQVTNSSPSQTMTFKTFSQLHDREAAKRKLERIARSNIHNCLRLLKHNKALDISFFRLSSRLIPLATHQELSDWRYYEALEEDLQQLGAYALANKMRIDFHPDHFVVLNSPKEEILKVSVKTLRYHHRLLSAMKIPVKHRCVLHTGGLYGDKEKALEKFIDNWSRMNEELQQMIMLENDDKTFTLKDVLYLSEKLGVPTVFDLHHHLANHIEADWFSDWPRILETWRTSELPVKIHLSSPKNEKNFRHHADYVDANMVVEFARKVSGTTGQIDCMLEAKQKDNALIQLVKDLKEFPQINWINKSTFILK from the coding sequence ATGACTATTTTCCGGCTTGGTTACGTAGCCATGAGTAAACAGGTGACAAACAGTTCTCCTTCTCAGACAATGACATTCAAAACCTTCAGCCAGCTGCACGACCGGGAAGCGGCAAAGCGGAAACTCGAGCGGATTGCAAGAAGCAACATCCATAACTGCCTGCGGCTTCTCAAACATAATAAAGCGCTTGATATTTCTTTTTTCCGGTTAAGCTCTCGGTTAATCCCTCTTGCCACCCACCAGGAATTGTCAGATTGGCGCTATTACGAGGCTTTAGAAGAAGACCTTCAGCAACTCGGTGCGTATGCCCTTGCAAATAAAATGCGAATTGATTTTCACCCTGATCATTTTGTGGTTCTCAATTCCCCTAAGGAAGAAATATTGAAAGTTTCGGTCAAAACATTGAGATACCATCATCGATTGTTATCGGCGATGAAGATTCCAGTAAAACACCGTTGTGTTCTTCATACCGGAGGCCTGTATGGCGATAAAGAAAAAGCACTTGAAAAGTTTATTGATAACTGGAGCAGGATGAACGAAGAATTGCAGCAGATGATTATGCTTGAGAATGATGATAAGACATTTACCCTTAAAGATGTTCTGTATCTTTCTGAAAAACTTGGAGTTCCTACTGTATTTGACCTGCACCATCACTTAGCCAATCATATAGAAGCGGACTGGTTTTCCGATTGGCCAAGGATATTGGAGACATGGAGAACGTCTGAGTTGCCGGTGAAAATTCATCTTTCCAGTCCAAAAAATGAAAAGAATTTTCGCCACCACGCCGATTATGTGGATGCAAATATGGTTGTCGAGTTTGCACGTAAAGTAAGTGGAACGACTGGACAAATCGACTGTATGCTTGAAGCTAAACAAAAGGATAATGCCCTCATCCAGCTCGTTAAAGACTTAAAAGAATTTCCTCAAATAAATTGGATAAATAAGAGCACTTTTATTCTGAAGTGA
- the proB gene encoding glutamate 5-kinase — MKKRFIVKVGSSSLAKTNGGLSKKKLIKHVAAISRLARNGHQVILISSGAVAAGFRSLGYETRPETIKGKQAAAAVGQGKLLHAYEEAFDRYDIVTAQLLLTSNVFSDINQYSNVFHTLEELLKRSVIPIINENDSVAVDELTFGDNDMLAALVSGLLNADLLVLFTDMDGIYTADPSCHPDAEKISYISKITESLLEGIDHSSGSKWGTGGINSKLLAAKTALDLGVPVFIGQNTGEEVLEKIVTGEGEGTYIGKEGLVSWRKPKQWIAYHSNISGQITIDKGAEQAIVHGRKSLLPAGVIDISGDFSPGNVIEILNQDRLVIGKGQVNYSFSSLCKIVGMSSTQAMAVTGSKHREVVHRDKMVIEKGDFE; from the coding sequence TTGAAAAAGAGATTCATTGTTAAGGTAGGAAGTAGTTCGCTTGCCAAAACAAACGGCGGTTTGAGTAAAAAAAAGCTGATCAAACATGTAGCTGCAATTTCTCGGTTAGCTCGAAACGGACATCAAGTCATTTTGATTTCTTCCGGAGCCGTGGCTGCCGGTTTCCGTTCACTAGGATATGAAACAAGGCCGGAAACCATCAAGGGAAAACAGGCCGCTGCTGCTGTCGGACAAGGGAAATTACTTCATGCTTACGAAGAAGCTTTTGATCGGTATGACATTGTAACAGCGCAGTTGTTACTAACAAGTAACGTATTTTCAGATATAAATCAGTATTCTAATGTCTTTCATACCCTTGAAGAATTGTTGAAACGTTCAGTGATTCCGATTATAAACGAGAACGATTCAGTGGCTGTAGACGAACTTACCTTCGGTGATAACGATATGCTCGCTGCGCTAGTAAGTGGTTTGTTGAATGCCGACCTTTTAGTGCTGTTCACAGATATGGACGGTATCTATACAGCAGACCCGTCTTGCCATCCTGATGCTGAAAAAATTTCTTATATATCGAAAATAACAGAGTCTCTTTTAGAGGGAATTGATCATTCTTCTGGATCCAAATGGGGGACAGGAGGAATCAATTCAAAATTACTAGCTGCAAAGACTGCCCTCGATCTCGGAGTGCCAGTCTTTATCGGACAAAATACCGGGGAAGAGGTACTGGAAAAAATTGTAACCGGCGAAGGAGAGGGAACATATATTGGAAAAGAAGGATTGGTCAGCTGGAGAAAGCCTAAACAATGGATTGCATATCATTCCAATATATCGGGACAGATAACGATCGATAAAGGGGCCGAACAGGCGATCGTTCATGGCCGTAAAAGCTTGCTTCCTGCAGGAGTCATCGATATATCAGGAGATTTCTCTCCAGGCAATGTGATTGAAATACTCAATCAGGACCGACTCGTTATTGGGAAGGGGCAAGTCAATTACTCTTTCTCCTCCCTTTGCAAAATAGTAGGGATGTCCAGCACGCAAGCCATGGCTGTAACAGGAAGTAAACATCGGGAAGTCGTGCACCGCGACAAAATGGTAATAGAAAAGGGGGATTTTGAATGA
- a CDS encoding glutamate-5-semialdehyde dehydrogenase, which produces MSELLQKASLAKQATLQLSTSTTKQKNEALQKIADQVKKDKELILEANKKDLAAARSRNLSESIADRILLTKERLTYMADAVENLIDLTNPVGQSMAEWVRPNGLKIKRISVPIGVVGMIYEARPNVTLDAACLCLKTGNAILLRGSSSASFSNRAIVKSIRSALENTELPLQSVQQLEDKSRETVREMLRLNEYLDVLIPRGGRKLIDTVVQEASVPVIETGAGNCHLYIDATANVEMAVSIAINAKTQRPSVCNAIETIVVHRDWANSHLDLLIDSLQQKSVIIKGDKHALERSSFAIEPAEDVDWAEEYLDNMVALKIVTNIWEAIDHINHFSSKHSEAIISESIPNVEAFFQSVDAAALYHNASTRFTDGFEFGFGAEIGISTQKLHARGPMGLSALTSYKYLIEGDGQVKC; this is translated from the coding sequence ATGAGTGAGCTACTACAAAAAGCATCTCTTGCCAAACAGGCAACTCTACAGCTGTCTACTTCAACAACGAAACAAAAAAATGAGGCATTGCAAAAAATCGCTGATCAAGTAAAGAAAGACAAGGAATTAATCCTGGAAGCAAACAAAAAGGATTTGGCAGCTGCCCGCAGCAGAAATTTATCCGAATCCATTGCCGATCGGATTTTGCTGACGAAGGAACGGCTTACGTACATGGCAGACGCCGTTGAAAACCTGATCGATTTAACAAATCCCGTCGGACAATCCATGGCAGAATGGGTAAGGCCGAATGGATTGAAAATAAAAAGGATTTCTGTACCGATTGGGGTAGTCGGAATGATTTATGAAGCAAGACCGAATGTTACTTTAGATGCAGCGTGTTTATGCTTGAAAACTGGAAATGCCATTTTGTTACGCGGCAGTTCTTCGGCTTCTTTTTCCAATCGAGCCATCGTAAAATCAATCCGTTCGGCTCTGGAAAACACGGAACTTCCTTTGCAATCTGTTCAGCAGCTGGAGGATAAAAGCCGTGAAACTGTCCGTGAAATGCTTCGACTTAACGAGTATCTTGATGTGTTAATCCCCCGCGGCGGAAGGAAACTAATCGACACAGTCGTCCAAGAGGCTTCTGTACCGGTGATTGAAACAGGGGCAGGGAACTGCCATTTATATATTGATGCAACAGCAAATGTAGAAATGGCCGTTTCCATTGCCATAAATGCGAAAACCCAACGGCCATCGGTTTGTAATGCTATCGAAACGATTGTCGTACATAGAGATTGGGCCAATTCTCATTTGGATCTGTTAATTGATTCCCTGCAGCAAAAGAGTGTGATCATCAAAGGGGATAAGCATGCGTTGGAACGGAGTTCTTTTGCAATAGAACCAGCAGAAGATGTAGACTGGGCAGAGGAATACCTGGACAATATGGTGGCTTTAAAAATAGTAACAAATATATGGGAAGCCATCGATCATATCAATCATTTTAGCTCCAAACACAGCGAAGCCATCATTAGTGAATCTATCCCCAATGTAGAAGCTTTTTTTCAATCTGTCGATGCCGCAGCTCTCTATCACAACGCATCGACACGATTCACCGACGGCTTTGAATTCGGATTTGGCGCCGAGATAGGCATAAGCACTCAAAAACTTCATGCCAGGGGACCGATGGGACTATCGGCATTGACTTCTTATAAATACCTGATTGAAGGAGACGGGCAAGTTAAATGCTGA
- a CDS encoding gamma-glutamylcyclotransferase, with translation MSNSHLVFVYGTLRENEPNHHLLGDANCIARQSWTEGVLYDTGNGYPVMGVSSLHRVYGEVYEVSSETLEKLDEWEGFQGKTERYERVVQTIYSDGGTMEATIHVNGIFPLEQLEEVKFGDWKCHRYLDNESFRYFAYGSCMDSERFTTAGVVEHFTKVIGCGKANNFSLAYTRAAEDGGRADIIESEGYVEGKVYELKKEALEYLFVREGVQGHHYRPAFVSVELDGKVLQNVLTFIVIDKSTEIAPPIHYATEILRGASGIVSDQYYRQLEEDLFRKFQLKIDIQKDLEVANS, from the coding sequence ATGTCTAACAGTCATTTAGTCTTTGTTTATGGCACCTTGAGGGAAAATGAACCAAACCATCACTTGTTGGGAGATGCCAACTGCATCGCAAGACAAAGCTGGACAGAGGGTGTATTATACGATACCGGAAACGGATATCCTGTAATGGGTGTTAGCTCTCTTCACCGTGTATATGGGGAAGTGTATGAAGTATCCTCGGAAACACTAGAAAAGTTAGATGAATGGGAAGGTTTTCAAGGAAAGACGGAACGGTATGAAAGAGTCGTTCAGACCATCTATAGCGATGGAGGAACGATGGAAGCAACTATTCATGTCAATGGGATTTTCCCTCTTGAACAGTTGGAAGAAGTCAAATTCGGAGATTGGAAATGCCATCGTTATTTAGATAATGAGTCGTTCCGTTACTTTGCGTATGGGTCATGTATGGATTCGGAGCGTTTTACCACTGCCGGTGTAGTGGAACATTTTACCAAAGTGATCGGTTGCGGAAAAGCGAATAACTTTTCGCTGGCATACACACGAGCTGCAGAAGATGGCGGCAGGGCAGATATTATCGAATCTGAGGGATATGTAGAAGGCAAAGTATATGAATTGAAAAAAGAAGCGTTAGAGTATTTGTTTGTCCGCGAGGGGGTTCAAGGCCACCATTACCGTCCAGCATTTGTTTCCGTGGAATTGGATGGAAAAGTACTCCAAAATGTATTGACCTTTATCGTGATTGATAAATCGACAGAAATCGCACCACCTATCCATTATGCAACTGAAATACTGCGGGGCGCCAGCGGCATTGTCAGTGACCAATATTATCGACAGCTTGAAGAGGATTTGTTCCGTAAATTCCAGTTGAAAATCGATATACAGAAAGACTTGGAAGTTGCTAACTCCTAA
- a CDS encoding fatty acyl-CoA synthetase: MSKELSEPESIFGLLERARRNTLSDLLVRTSSRYPDKPAVQYQGKRLTYGQLDSLVNRTAGGLREDGIKKGTMVAVLSNNSLDFVVLNFALARIGAVMVPLNYMLHVEDIQYILDHAGIEGIAASAEYAGRIEEAAARNESNISWRYLMDADTVLETQPDWKPLAELQDSAETAPVEADIQDDDLAHVLYTSGTESKPKGVMLTHKSLIAEYVSSIIEGEMEASDIAIHALPFYHSAQLHVFLGPGVYVGSTGIILPQASPEAILESIERERATQLFCPPTVWIALLRHPDFERRDLSSLQKCYYGAAIMPREILKELMEKLPQARFWNFYGQTEVAPLAAALQPEDQLRKLGAAGKAVLHVETKIVDDNDEEVPRNQIGEIVHRTPHAMKGYLHDPEKTAEAFRGGWFHSGDLGVMDKEGYITIIDRKKDMINTGGVNVSSREVEETLYELEGVSEAAVISIPDSYWIEAVTAIIVPKQGSPITREEVLRFCKEKLSTYKVPKYIEFAETMPKNPSGKLLKRTLRETYKNIGS; the protein is encoded by the coding sequence ATGAGCAAAGAGTTAAGTGAACCAGAATCCATTTTCGGGCTATTAGAACGTGCTCGGAGGAATACTTTATCCGACTTATTAGTCCGTACTAGCAGCAGGTATCCTGATAAACCGGCTGTTCAGTATCAAGGGAAACGGCTGACTTACGGACAATTGGACAGTCTGGTTAACCGGACGGCAGGTGGATTAAGGGAAGATGGAATCAAAAAAGGGACAATGGTAGCGGTATTATCCAACAACAGTCTCGATTTCGTCGTATTGAATTTTGCGTTGGCAAGAATAGGCGCTGTTATGGTTCCGCTCAATTATATGCTTCATGTAGAAGACATTCAGTATATACTCGACCATGCCGGTATCGAAGGAATTGCTGCATCTGCCGAGTATGCAGGACGAATAGAGGAAGCCGCCGCGCGAAACGAATCCAATATATCGTGGAGGTATTTGATGGATGCCGACACTGTCTTGGAAACGCAGCCAGACTGGAAACCTTTAGCAGAATTGCAGGATAGTGCGGAAACTGCCCCTGTAGAGGCGGATATCCAAGATGATGACCTTGCCCATGTTCTCTATACGAGCGGCACAGAATCAAAACCGAAAGGGGTTATGCTAACTCACAAAAGTTTGATAGCTGAATATGTAAGCAGCATCATAGAAGGGGAAATGGAGGCTTCGGACATCGCGATTCACGCATTGCCTTTTTATCATAGTGCACAGCTTCATGTTTTTTTGGGGCCTGGCGTCTATGTCGGTTCAACCGGTATCATCCTGCCTCAGGCAAGCCCTGAAGCTATCCTTGAATCCATTGAAAGAGAGCGGGCTACTCAACTTTTTTGTCCGCCAACAGTTTGGATAGCACTATTACGGCATCCCGATTTCGAACGAAGAGACCTTTCCTCTTTGCAAAAATGTTATTATGGTGCTGCCATCATGCCAAGGGAGATACTCAAAGAATTAATGGAAAAACTCCCGCAGGCAAGATTTTGGAATTTCTATGGACAAACAGAAGTCGCTCCGCTTGCAGCAGCACTACAGCCGGAGGACCAATTGCGGAAACTGGGAGCTGCCGGGAAAGCTGTTTTACATGTCGAAACAAAGATTGTGGATGATAACGATGAAGAGGTGCCAAGAAATCAGATCGGTGAGATTGTCCATCGTACCCCGCATGCTATGAAAGGTTACTTGCATGATCCGGAAAAAACTGCCGAAGCCTTTCGGGGTGGGTGGTTCCATAGTGGCGATCTCGGAGTCATGGACAAAGAAGGTTATATAACGATTATCGACAGAAAGAAAGACATGATTAATACAGGCGGTGTGAATGTTTCCAGCAGAGAGGTGGAAGAAACACTTTATGAATTGGAAGGAGTCTCAGAAGCAGCTGTCATCAGTATTCCAGATTCCTATTGGATAGAAGCAGTCACGGCAATTATCGTACCGAAACAGGGTAGCCCGATAACCCGGGAAGAAGTGTTGCGGTTCTGTAAAGAGAAACTCTCCACATACAAGGTACCAAAGTATATCGAGTTCGCTGAGACAATGCCGAAAAATCCTAGCGGAAAATTGTTAAAGCGCACTCTTCGTGAAACATACAAAAATATTGGAAGTTGA
- a CDS encoding enoyl-CoA hydratase/isomerase family protein, whose amino-acid sequence MEKQLIETTIMEGIGHIRLNDPERRNCLSLALMEQLTDQLSQWESDDRVKMIVLSGEGKTFCAGGDIHAMKNLQNQADISAYMKAASRLPQLITKLDKIVIAAVHGHAAGAGFSLALAADFIVAEVSAVFALRFRQIGLIPDLGLMKLLTERISVPLAKQWILEGKELTAKEADDLGIINHLSEHNAAVAAHSWAVQLASGPIGTHKYVKHMLNQVSVEMDDFLMKESQIQQVLLQTRDHKEGVQAFLEKRNPVFYGQ is encoded by the coding sequence ATGGAGAAACAACTAATCGAAACAACCATAATGGAAGGTATTGGGCATATACGTTTAAATGATCCAGAAAGAAGAAATTGTTTGTCTCTGGCACTAATGGAACAATTGACAGACCAGCTTTCCCAGTGGGAATCGGACGATAGGGTGAAAATGATTGTCTTATCTGGAGAAGGGAAGACGTTTTGTGCTGGCGGGGATATTCACGCCATGAAAAACCTTCAGAACCAAGCAGACATATCTGCATACATGAAGGCCGCTTCCCGTCTGCCCCAATTGATAACCAAACTGGACAAAATCGTCATTGCCGCCGTTCATGGTCATGCAGCTGGAGCTGGCTTCAGCTTGGCTCTTGCAGCAGATTTTATTGTAGCTGAGGTATCTGCTGTTTTTGCTCTTCGTTTCCGGCAGATAGGATTGATACCTGACTTAGGATTGATGAAGTTGTTAACGGAGAGAATTTCGGTACCATTGGCCAAGCAATGGATTCTGGAAGGAAAGGAATTGACGGCAAAAGAAGCGGACGACCTTGGAATCATCAATCACTTATCGGAACATAATGCAGCAGTAGCTGCCCATTCCTGGGCTGTTCAATTGGCTTCCGGACCAATTGGAACGCATAAATACGTCAAACACATGTTAAATCAAGTATCAGTGGAAATGGATGATTTTCTGATGAAAGAGTCGCAAATTCAACAGGTTTTGTTGCAGACAAGAGATCATAAGGAAGGTGTCCAAGCTTTTCTGGAGAAAAGGAATCCGGTTTTTTATGGTCAATAA
- a CDS encoding DMT family transporter, translating to MRLNMNPAIAYTFIIIGAAFWGSTGFFVTYLYHFGFTPWEVVAVRLASSSLVLFGLMATMARKYLRIKWRHIPYFFVLGIISIALFNWCYFEVIDRASLSVAVIFVYTSPVFAALIAYAFFKEEMTWKKGMAIIFTIIGCALVIGYFPGGNAGMGFVTIILGLAAGLFCSLFSVIGKLVSRFYHPLTVTFYAMLCGSLFMVPTSGIWKKGQLFISGDVWGGIAGITLISTIAAYLLYTMGLTYVESSKAAILSSVELVVSVLIGVTIFHDAIDRWQWIGFLFVFCSLFLTVLPIRRTTRDSFDKKKSQLPK from the coding sequence ATGAGATTAAACATGAACCCAGCTATTGCATATACTTTTATCATTATCGGAGCAGCTTTCTGGGGGAGTACAGGGTTTTTTGTCACCTACTTGTATCATTTCGGTTTCACGCCATGGGAGGTCGTTGCTGTTCGGCTGGCTTCGTCGAGTCTCGTGCTTTTTGGTTTAATGGCTACTATGGCCAGAAAATATTTACGCATAAAATGGAGACATATCCCTTACTTTTTTGTTTTGGGAATCATCAGCATTGCCTTGTTTAACTGGTGCTACTTTGAAGTGATTGACAGGGCATCCCTTTCGGTTGCGGTTATTTTTGTTTATACTTCTCCGGTATTTGCGGCCTTGATTGCCTATGCTTTTTTTAAAGAAGAAATGACCTGGAAAAAAGGAATGGCAATCATTTTTACGATCATAGGATGCGCCCTCGTTATCGGTTATTTTCCTGGTGGAAATGCAGGGATGGGTTTTGTTACCATTATCCTTGGCCTAGCTGCGGGGTTGTTCTGCTCATTGTTCAGTGTCATTGGTAAACTGGTCAGCCGTTTTTATCACCCACTTACCGTCACCTTCTATGCAATGCTGTGCGGCAGCCTTTTCATGGTGCCTACCAGCGGCATATGGAAAAAAGGACAGCTTTTTATCAGCGGGGATGTCTGGGGGGGCATTGCCGGCATTACCTTGATTTCCACGATTGCAGCATACTTGCTATATACGATGGGGCTGACCTATGTAGAGTCGAGCAAGGCTGCAATTCTGTCATCTGTAGAATTGGTCGTTTCCGTTTTGATTGGGGTTACTATCTTTCATGATGCTATCGACCGATGGCAATGGATCGGGTTTTTATTCGTCTTTTGTTCATTGTTTTTAACGGTACTTCCCATTAGGAGGACAACCCGTGATTCTTTTGACAAGAAAAAAAGTCAGTTACCAAAATAA
- the ilvA gene encoding threonine ammonia-lyase IlvA yields MSTKLNTVEVKDIIIAHQMLKDVVVKTPLQRDSILSERYQCNVYLKREDLQIVRSFKIRGAYNFMQSLTGEELRNGVVCASAGNHAQGVAYSCKALGVKGRVFMPATTPRQKVDRVEFFGGPFVEIVLTGDTFDDSYKEAITFCDEHGMAFIHPFDDYRTITGQGTIGLEVLEEIDEPVSHVFMGVGGGGLISGVGSYIKNISPFTQVIGVEPEGAPGMKLSLDNGRVYPLDKIDKFVDGASVKQVGKLTFEIGKEVIDDIVLVPEGKISTALVDLYNENAIVAEPAGALPVSALDYYKDQIKGKNIVCIISGGNNDIDRMQEIKERSLIYEGFKHYFIVSFPQRAGALREFMEDVLGEDDDITRFEYTKKNNRDKGPVLVGIELKHKTDYEPLIDRMNKKGFAYIEINKDQDLFNLLI; encoded by the coding sequence ATGAGTACAAAGCTAAATACCGTTGAAGTAAAAGATATTATTATTGCTCACCAAATGCTAAAAGACGTTGTCGTAAAAACACCTTTGCAAAGGGATTCCATATTATCCGAGCGTTATCAATGCAATGTTTATTTAAAACGGGAGGACCTGCAAATAGTTCGTTCTTTTAAAATCAGAGGTGCATATAACTTCATGCAAAGCCTGACCGGTGAGGAACTGCGAAACGGAGTGGTATGTGCCAGTGCCGGTAATCATGCTCAAGGCGTTGCCTATTCGTGCAAAGCATTGGGTGTTAAAGGGAGAGTTTTCATGCCGGCTACGACACCGCGGCAAAAAGTGGACAGGGTGGAGTTTTTTGGCGGACCGTTTGTGGAAATTGTATTGACTGGGGATACTTTTGATGATTCATACAAGGAAGCAATCACTTTTTGTGATGAACATGGAATGGCGTTTATCCATCCATTCGACGATTACCGTACCATAACGGGACAGGGAACAATCGGCTTGGAAGTATTGGAAGAAATCGATGAGCCAGTTTCCCACGTATTTATGGGAGTAGGCGGAGGTGGTTTGATTTCCGGCGTCGGTTCCTATATAAAAAATATAAGCCCTTTCACTCAAGTAATCGGGGTGGAACCAGAAGGGGCGCCGGGAATGAAGCTGTCCCTTGATAATGGCCGGGTTTATCCTTTAGATAAGATCGACAAATTTGTAGATGGAGCAAGTGTCAAGCAGGTGGGTAAGTTGACATTTGAAATCGGGAAAGAAGTGATCGATGATATTGTTTTGGTTCCGGAAGGCAAAATAAGCACCGCTTTGGTCGATTTATACAATGAAAATGCGATTGTTGCAGAGCCAGCTGGCGCTTTACCTGTCTCAGCCCTTGATTATTACAAAGATCAAATCAAAGGGAAGAACATTGTTTGCATCATCAGCGGAGGAAATAATGATATTGACCGGATGCAAGAAATCAAAGAACGTTCCTTGATTTATGAAGGATTCAAGCATTATTTCATCGTCAGTTTTCCCCAGCGTGCCGGTGCTTTAAGAGAGTTTATGGAAGACGTATTAGGAGAAGACGATGATATCACACGCTTTGAATACACAAAGAAAAATAATCGTGATAAGGGACCAGTGCTTGTCGGCATCGAACTGAAACATAAAACAGATTATGAACCTTTGATCGACAGAATGAATAAAAAAGGGTTTGCATATATAGAAATCAACAAAGACCAAGACTTGTTCAATCTTTTGATCTAA